A single Bifidobacterium scardovii JCM 12489 = DSM 13734 DNA region contains:
- the ureG gene encoding urease accessory protein UreG encodes MSYVRIGVAGPVGSGKTALIERLTRKMADEYSICVVTNDIYTKEDAEFLIEHSRLAPDRIVGVETGGCPHTAIREDCSMNLEACEEMARTHPDVQIMFVESGGDNLSATFSPDLADATIYVIATDEGDKIPRKGGPGVTRSDLLVINKADLAPLVHADLDVMARDSRKMRGDRPFIFTDLMGGAGVDDVIAWIKKSVLFEDM; translated from the coding sequence ATGTCATACGTACGCATCGGCGTCGCCGGCCCGGTCGGGTCCGGCAAGACCGCACTCATCGAGCGCCTGACCCGCAAGATGGCCGACGAATACAGCATCTGCGTGGTCACCAACGACATCTACACCAAGGAGGACGCCGAGTTCCTGATCGAGCACTCACGCCTGGCCCCCGACCGCATCGTGGGCGTGGAGACCGGCGGCTGCCCGCACACCGCCATCCGCGAGGACTGCTCGATGAACCTCGAGGCCTGCGAGGAGATGGCCCGCACCCATCCGGACGTGCAGATCATGTTCGTGGAGTCCGGCGGCGACAACCTCTCCGCCACGTTCAGCCCGGATCTGGCCGACGCCACGATCTACGTCATCGCCACCGACGAGGGCGACAAGATCCCGCGCAAGGGCGGCCCGGGCGTCACCCGTTCCGATCTGCTGGTGATCAACAAGGCCGATCTGGCGCCGCTGGTGCACGCCGATCTGGACGTGATGGCCCGCGACTCGCGCAAGATGCGCGGCGACCGCCCGTTCATCTTCACCGACCTGATGGGTGGCGCCGGCGTGGACGACGTGATCGCTTGGATCAAGAAGAGCGTGCTGTTCGAGGACATGTGA
- the ureC gene encoding urease subunit alpha, whose amino-acid sequence MSTTITRKDYAGMFGPTTGDRVRLGDTNLIIEVERDCTTYGNELKFGGGKSFRDGMGQSSVQLDAESPDTVITNALIVDYTGIYKADIGLKNGKISAIGKAGNPQTMDGVTPGLEVGSGTEAIAGEGLIVTAGGLDTHIHFISPQQVRTALAGGVTTMVGGGTGPADGTNATTCNPGAFHLARMIEAAEALPVNIAYLGKGNDSSPEPLREQIRAGAAGLKIHEDWGATPAVIDTALGVADDMDVQVAIHTDTLNEGGCVEDTIAAFKGRAIHTYHTEGAGGGHAPDIIRAAGFPNVLPSSTNPTMPFTRNTVDEHLDMMMVCHHLDRNVPEDISFADSRIRPETIGAEDVLHDMGIISMMSSDSQAMGRVGEVITRTIQTADKMKKQRGPLPEDEHDNNRNDNFRVKRYVSKFTINPAITHGIADYVGSVEVGKMADLVLWQPAMFGAKPEMVIKGGSIAYSRMGDANASIPTPEPVYYRDMFGSLGRALGSSCATFVSQAAVDDDIKGKLGLARQVLPVRGCRDIGKKDLKFNDVLADIQVNPETFQVTVDGELVHSDPAYELPLTQRYFLF is encoded by the coding sequence ATGAGCACAACAATCACACGCAAGGACTACGCGGGCATGTTCGGGCCGACCACGGGCGACCGCGTCCGCCTCGGCGACACGAACCTCATCATCGAGGTCGAACGTGACTGCACGACCTACGGCAACGAGCTGAAATTCGGCGGCGGCAAGTCGTTCCGCGACGGCATGGGGCAGTCCTCCGTCCAGCTCGACGCCGAGTCGCCGGACACGGTCATCACCAACGCGCTCATCGTCGACTACACGGGGATCTACAAGGCGGACATCGGCCTGAAGAACGGCAAGATCAGCGCCATCGGCAAAGCCGGCAATCCGCAGACCATGGACGGCGTCACCCCCGGCCTCGAAGTCGGCTCCGGCACTGAGGCGATCGCCGGCGAAGGGCTCATCGTCACCGCGGGCGGGCTCGACACCCACATCCACTTCATCTCCCCGCAGCAGGTGCGCACGGCGCTCGCCGGCGGCGTGACCACCATGGTTGGCGGCGGCACCGGCCCGGCCGACGGCACCAACGCCACCACCTGCAATCCGGGCGCCTTCCATCTGGCGCGCATGATCGAGGCGGCGGAGGCGCTGCCGGTCAACATCGCCTATCTGGGCAAGGGCAACGACTCCAGTCCCGAACCGCTGCGCGAGCAGATCCGCGCCGGCGCCGCCGGACTCAAGATCCACGAGGACTGGGGCGCCACGCCGGCCGTCATCGACACGGCGCTGGGCGTGGCCGACGATATGGACGTGCAGGTGGCCATCCACACCGACACCCTGAACGAAGGCGGCTGCGTGGAGGACACCATCGCCGCGTTCAAGGGCCGCGCCATCCACACGTACCACACCGAGGGCGCCGGCGGCGGCCATGCACCCGACATCATCCGCGCCGCAGGGTTCCCCAACGTGCTGCCCAGCTCCACGAACCCGACCATGCCGTTCACGCGCAACACCGTGGACGAGCATCTCGACATGATGATGGTCTGCCACCACCTCGACCGCAACGTTCCCGAGGACATCTCCTTCGCCGATTCGCGCATCCGCCCCGAAACCATCGGCGCGGAGGACGTGCTGCACGACATGGGCATCATCTCCATGATGAGCTCCGATTCGCAGGCCATGGGCCGCGTGGGCGAGGTGATCACGCGCACCATCCAGACCGCCGACAAGATGAAGAAGCAGCGCGGCCCCCTGCCCGAGGACGAGCACGACAACAACCGCAACGACAACTTCCGCGTCAAGCGCTACGTCTCCAAGTTCACCATCAACCCGGCCATCACCCACGGCATCGCCGATTACGTCGGCTCCGTCGAGGTCGGCAAGATGGCCGATCTGGTGCTCTGGCAGCCCGCCATGTTCGGCGCGAAGCCGGAAATGGTCATCAAGGGCGGTTCGATCGCGTACTCCCGCATGGGCGACGCGAACGCCTCCATCCCCACGCCCGAGCCGGTGTACTACCGCGATATGTTCGGCTCGCTCGGCCGCGCGCTCGGATCGTCGTGCGCCACCTTCGTCTCGCAGGCCGCGGTGGACGACGACATCAAGGGCAAGCTGGGGCTGGCCCGCCAGGTGCTGCCGGTGCGCGGATGCCGCGATATCGGCAAGAAGGACCTGAAGTTCAACGACGTGCTCGCCGACATCCAGGTCAACCCCGAGACCTTCCAGGTCACGGTCGACGGCGAACTGGTCCATTCCGATCCGGCCTACGAGCTGCCGCTCACGCAGCGCTACTTCCTGTTCTGA
- a CDS encoding urease accessory protein UreE gives MIAKEITGNIISQQYGDGKLNVPIAFEWFETDKKRMRKVAEDGTEFGIMVGRTIKDGDVLAETEDKRYFARIKTAQLIEIPVSSMKEMGRLCFELGNRHLSLKVENDRVLVPYDHPTMEYTKKIGYEPHIIEGGFDGFLIVKAHAGTGTIIPGTNKTTGDVAEEEQEAEADKEFPAEKAAGHLDVHAHDAGEGEPAEGHHCHCHEHGHNEPSGATEHHCHCHDHDHEHGEHTHEHEHTHEHHHDHAHTDETVDADHPYVLKPGEYEMNGVLHRPDGSHSHDGGRTWHTH, from the coding sequence ATGATCGCCAAGGAAATAACCGGCAACATCATCAGCCAGCAGTACGGCGACGGCAAACTGAACGTGCCGATCGCCTTCGAATGGTTCGAGACGGACAAGAAGCGCATGCGGAAGGTGGCCGAGGACGGCACCGAATTCGGCATCATGGTGGGCAGGACCATCAAGGACGGCGACGTGCTCGCCGAAACCGAGGACAAGCGGTATTTCGCCCGCATCAAAACCGCGCAGCTCATCGAGATCCCCGTGAGCTCCATGAAGGAGATGGGCCGCCTGTGCTTCGAGTTGGGCAACCGCCACCTGAGCCTGAAAGTCGAGAACGACCGCGTGCTGGTGCCCTACGACCACCCGACGATGGAATACACGAAGAAGATCGGATACGAACCGCACATCATCGAAGGCGGGTTCGACGGATTCCTGATCGTCAAGGCGCACGCCGGCACCGGCACGATCATCCCGGGCACCAACAAGACCACCGGCGACGTGGCCGAAGAGGAGCAGGAGGCCGAGGCGGACAAGGAGTTCCCCGCCGAGAAGGCCGCCGGGCATCTGGACGTGCATGCGCATGACGCCGGCGAGGGCGAGCCGGCCGAAGGCCATCACTGCCACTGCCACGAGCACGGGCACAACGAGCCGAGCGGCGCCACCGAGCATCATTGCCATTGCCACGACCATGACCACGAGCACGGCGAGCACACGCACGAACATGAGCACACGCACGAACATCACCATGATCATGCGCACACGGACGAGACCGTCGACGCCGATCACCCTTACGTGCTCAAGCCCGGCGAATACGAGATGAACGGCGTGCTCCACCGCCCCGACGGCTCCCACAGCCACGACGGCGGCCGCACCTGGCACACCCACTGA
- the cbiM gene encoding cobalt transporter CbiM: MVGAPETVTLAMHIPDNFISPSTGAVFYVIMIPIWVLCFRYVVQHSTPEKMAYLGAGAAFSFLIMMFNVPTPGGTTAHGVGGALIALLLGPQYATVAVSVALLLQALLFGDGGLITLGTNCFNMAFVLPFTAYGLYVLLRKVLPAGWKERVAEFVSGYIGISLAALCVALELGVQPLLFRAADGQALYFPFSFAVTIPAMLIPHLAVASIVEGLVTVVVVEFVRRTAPEIIEANARASAATSVADGGGRQAAHAGLRRSAWIALAVVALLSPLGLLATGDAWGEWGAEDFMSATGLDYVPQYIAHGFSWNALLPDYSLQGLPDVVGYILSAVIGIAVMVIVFRLLALAAHDKSAKTA, translated from the coding sequence ATGGTCGGTGCGCCTGAAACCGTAACGCTCGCGATGCATATTCCGGACAATTTCATTTCGCCGTCCACCGGAGCGGTGTTCTACGTGATCATGATCCCGATCTGGGTGCTGTGCTTCCGCTACGTGGTCCAGCACAGCACACCGGAGAAGATGGCGTATCTGGGGGCCGGCGCCGCTTTCTCGTTCCTGATCATGATGTTCAATGTGCCCACGCCCGGCGGCACCACCGCGCACGGCGTCGGCGGCGCGCTGATCGCCCTGCTGCTCGGCCCGCAGTACGCGACCGTGGCCGTGTCCGTCGCCCTGCTGCTGCAGGCGCTGCTGTTCGGCGACGGAGGCCTGATCACCCTGGGCACGAACTGCTTCAACATGGCGTTCGTACTGCCGTTCACGGCCTACGGGCTGTATGTGCTGCTGCGCAAGGTGCTGCCCGCCGGCTGGAAGGAGCGCGTGGCCGAGTTCGTATCCGGTTACATTGGCATCTCGCTCGCCGCGCTCTGCGTGGCGCTTGAGCTGGGCGTGCAGCCGCTGCTGTTCAGGGCGGCCGACGGCCAGGCGCTCTACTTCCCGTTCTCGTTCGCGGTGACGATCCCCGCCATGCTGATCCCGCATCTGGCGGTCGCCAGCATCGTCGAGGGCTTGGTCACCGTGGTGGTCGTGGAATTCGTGCGCCGTACGGCTCCTGAGATCATCGAAGCCAACGCCCGCGCCTCCGCGGCAACGTCGGTGGCCGATGGGGGAGGCAGGCAGGCGGCCCACGCCGGTCTGCGCAGGTCCGCATGGATCGCGCTGGCCGTCGTCGCGCTGCTGTCGCCGCTCGGCCTGCTGGCCACCGGCGACGCTTGGGGCGAATGGGGCGCCGAGGACTTCATGAGCGCCACCGGACTGGATTACGTGCCGCAGTACATCGCGCACGGATTCTCGTGGAACGCGCTGTTGCCCGACTACTCGCTGCAGGGCCTGCCCGACGTCGTCGGCTATATCCTGTCCGCGGTGATCGGCATCGCCGTCATGGTCATCGTCTTCCGCCTGCTCGCGCTCGCCGCGCACGATAAGAGTGCGAAGACCGCCTGA
- the ureA gene encoding urease subunit gamma: MRLTPREIDKLLLHQAGELAKERKNRGVKLNYPEAVALISSECVERAREGATVAELMSYGRTLLKPEDVMDGVAEMIDVVEVEATFPDGTKLVSVHNPIETTEKLKPGEYFYADGDLTLNKGSEDIELDVVNTADRPIQIGSHFHFFEVNKYLRFDRKVAYGKRLDIPAGTAVRFEPGEAHRVHLIDIGGTREVHGFSALVEGRLDDPEVREAAFAKAHERGFLGI, encoded by the coding sequence ATGAGACTTACTCCACGAGAGATAGACAAGCTGCTGCTGCATCAGGCGGGGGAGCTGGCCAAGGAGCGCAAAAACCGCGGCGTGAAGCTCAACTATCCGGAGGCTGTCGCGCTGATCAGCTCCGAATGCGTGGAACGCGCCCGCGAGGGGGCCACGGTGGCCGAACTCATGTCGTATGGCCGCACGCTGCTCAAGCCCGAGGACGTGATGGACGGCGTGGCCGAGATGATCGACGTGGTGGAGGTCGAAGCCACCTTCCCCGACGGCACCAAGCTCGTCTCCGTCCATAATCCGATCGAAACCACCGAGAAGCTCAAGCCGGGCGAGTACTTCTACGCCGACGGCGACCTGACGCTCAACAAGGGCAGCGAGGATATCGAGCTTGACGTGGTCAACACCGCCGACCGCCCGATCCAGATCGGGTCGCACTTCCATTTCTTCGAGGTCAACAAGTATCTCAGATTCGATCGCAAGGTCGCCTACGGCAAGCGGCTCGACATCCCGGCCGGCACCGCCGTGCGATTCGAGCCCGGCGAGGCGCATCGCGTGCACTTGATCGACATCGGCGGCACCCGCGAGGTCCACGGCTTCAGCGCGCTGGTCGAAGGCCGGCTGGACGACCCCGAGGTACGGGAGGCCGCATTCGCGAAGGCGCATGAGCGGGGATTCCTGGGAATCTGA
- a CDS encoding urease accessory protein UreF, with the protein MNANETESRRLAMLQVCDSVFPVGAFALSNGMETFVQRDFLRRGADFEQYMKNYLEVAPYKEIGQMVMAGKYATDARVSARGLAAKLIGLDEWASALQSAREIREGSERMCTRLLKLAEQMDAGRAQTSDGHRGGLPTAATAAATATDQAAPQPSREDEIIAVHEGRTERHKLTDAADGLYGSPSLELYGSLIRDGRCRGLHSIAMGLYAADHANDVRDAAIMYGYSLLSALTMCAAKAIPLSQYAGQVALHDSFPRLVRAVDIAMTLKPEDLGISGAFLDIAAMQHETLYSRLYMS; encoded by the coding sequence ATGAACGCCAACGAAACCGAGTCGCGGCGGCTCGCCATGCTGCAGGTGTGCGACAGCGTGTTCCCCGTGGGGGCATTCGCGCTCTCGAACGGCATGGAGACCTTTGTGCAGCGCGACTTCCTGCGGCGGGGAGCCGATTTCGAGCAGTACATGAAGAACTATCTCGAGGTCGCGCCCTACAAGGAGATCGGGCAGATGGTGATGGCCGGCAAATACGCCACGGATGCGCGCGTATCCGCCCGCGGGCTGGCCGCCAAACTCATCGGGCTCGACGAATGGGCGTCCGCGCTGCAGTCGGCACGGGAGATCCGCGAGGGCAGCGAGCGCATGTGCACCCGCCTGCTCAAGCTCGCCGAGCAGATGGACGCCGGCCGGGCGCAGACCTCGGACGGCCATCGCGGCGGCCTGCCGACCGCGGCCACGGCAGCCGCCACGGCCACGGATCAGGCGGCGCCGCAACCATCGCGCGAGGACGAGATCATCGCCGTGCACGAGGGGCGCACGGAGCGGCATAAGCTCACCGACGCCGCGGACGGGCTGTACGGCTCCCCGTCGCTGGAACTGTACGGCAGCCTGATCCGCGACGGCCGTTGCCGCGGGCTGCATTCGATCGCCATGGGGCTGTACGCGGCCGACCATGCCAACGACGTGCGCGACGCGGCGATCATGTACGGATATTCGCTGCTGAGCGCGCTGACCATGTGCGCGGCCAAGGCGATCCCGCTCAGCCAGTACGCCGGGCAGGTGGCCCTGCACGATTCGTTCCCGCGGCTCGTGCGCGCGGTCGACATCGCCATGACGCTCAAACCGGAGGATCTCGGCATCTCCGGAGCGTTCCTCGACATCGCCGCCATGCAGCACGAAACCTTGTATTCGAGGCTGTATATGAGCTGA
- a CDS encoding urease accessory protein UreD, producing MGSSTFRLSTAFRHGRTKIDDIYFEAPFKLMTPFTNGRHSDFVVMLASPGFLKGDEAHIEIAFGPGTDSTIKTQSYEKVFDTEDGSASRTIELDVRGDAKAVFLPFPVIPFRNSSFTNLTTAHITAESTFVYADVVTCGRVGMDERWAMRRFTNRMRVYVAEPQPAAEAAAAESARQHAHRRGRPSKAESAAAQPRERMAFADRMLLEPDAFDYTELGMWRDFTHCGVLYAHLPEADPAAGQADTNADENGAGASAAAIRERIETARIAAEDTLIDRIRSHADAIGFTGELGVSRVIDGICLRVLTSRGDDAFDLIKDVAGFVTEG from the coding sequence ATGGGCAGCAGCACATTCCGTCTATCCACTGCATTCCGCCACGGACGTACAAAAATCGACGACATCTATTTCGAGGCGCCGTTCAAGCTGATGACCCCATTCACCAACGGGCGGCACTCCGACTTCGTCGTGATGCTCGCCTCGCCGGGTTTTCTGAAGGGCGACGAGGCGCATATCGAGATCGCCTTCGGCCCCGGCACCGATTCGACGATCAAGACGCAGAGCTACGAGAAGGTGTTCGACACCGAGGACGGCTCCGCGAGCCGCACCATCGAGCTGGATGTGCGGGGCGACGCGAAAGCCGTGTTCCTGCCGTTCCCGGTGATCCCGTTCCGCAACAGCTCGTTCACGAACCTGACCACCGCGCATATCACCGCCGAATCGACGTTCGTCTATGCGGATGTGGTGACCTGCGGGCGCGTCGGCATGGATGAGCGCTGGGCGATGCGGCGGTTCACGAACCGCATGCGCGTGTATGTGGCGGAACCGCAGCCCGCGGCCGAGGCGGCAGCAGCCGAATCGGCCCGGCAGCACGCCCATCGCCGCGGGCGCCCCTCCAAGGCCGAGTCTGCCGCGGCGCAGCCTCGGGAGCGCATGGCGTTCGCCGACCGCATGCTGCTGGAGCCGGACGCCTTCGACTACACCGAGCTCGGCATGTGGCGCGATTTCACCCACTGCGGCGTGCTGTACGCGCATCTGCCGGAAGCGGATCCCGCGGCCGGGCAGGCCGACACGAATGCGGATGAGAACGGTGCCGGTGCGTCCGCTGCGGCCATCCGGGAGCGCATCGAAACCGCCCGCATCGCGGCGGAGGACACGCTGATCGACCGTATCCGATCGCATGCCGACGCCATCGGGTTCACCGGCGAACTCGGCGTGAGCCGCGTCATCGACGGCATCTGCCTGCGCGTGCTCACCAGCCGGGGCGACGATGCCTTCGATCTGATCAAGGACGTCGCCGGCTTCGTGACCGAGGGCTGA
- a CDS encoding energy-coupling factor ABC transporter ATP-binding protein: MFGHRPNRAARMRPDESWFGGDPLVSLEHIDFSYRDMAGASLPSGGADDAGAAGASGASGLTGAGAHPVLRDFSMTIARGECVALLGPNGSGKTTIMRMINALEFPDAGTYRCGGTPVTRAAIETKNSLFAKALHQRIGFVFQNSDTQLFCPSVEEEIAFGPMQMGLPDAEVDRRVDDMVALFGLERFRQRAPYHLSGGEKKRVAIACCMSMNPDLLVLDEPTDGLDERNTDVVVDVLRSFVQAGKTVLFSTHHHDIVERMSPRIIAVHPIDAEPE, from the coding sequence ATGTTTGGTCATCGGCCGAACAGGGCCGCGAGAATGCGGCCGGATGAATCGTGGTTCGGCGGCGATCCATTGGTGTCGCTGGAGCATATCGATTTTTCGTACCGGGACATGGCCGGCGCCTCCTTGCCGAGCGGCGGCGCGGACGATGCCGGTGCGGCTGGTGCGTCCGGTGCATCCGGTTTGACCGGCGCCGGCGCGCATCCGGTGTTGCGCGACTTCTCCATGACCATCGCGCGCGGCGAATGCGTCGCGCTGCTCGGGCCGAACGGCAGCGGCAAGACCACGATCATGCGTATGATCAATGCGCTTGAATTCCCCGACGCCGGCACCTACCGTTGCGGTGGCACGCCGGTCACGCGCGCGGCGATCGAGACGAAAAACAGCCTGTTCGCCAAGGCGCTGCATCAGCGGATCGGATTCGTGTTCCAGAACTCCGACACCCAGCTGTTCTGCCCTTCCGTCGAGGAGGAGATCGCGTTCGGGCCGATGCAGATGGGTTTGCCGGATGCCGAGGTCGACCGCCGCGTGGACGATATGGTCGCCCTGTTCGGCTTGGAGCGGTTCCGCCAGCGTGCGCCGTACCATTTGTCGGGCGGGGAGAAGAAACGCGTCGCCATCGCCTGCTGCATGTCGATGAATCCCGATCTGCTGGTGCTGGACGAGCCGACCGACGGCCTTGACGAGCGCAATACCGACGTGGTGGTCGATGTGCTGCGATCGTTCGTGCAGGCCGGCAAAACCGTCCTGTTCTCCACGCATCACCATGACATCGTGGAGCGGATGTCCCCCCGCATCATCGCCGTGCATCCGATCGACGCCGAGCCCGAGTAG
- a CDS encoding ATP-binding protein: MKRTIMDQLVEWAVQRIRKPLLLYGARQTGKTYILDELAKATFPGDCVRFDLERDSRARQAFEPDLEPRNLIRRLAQASGRQIDPERTLLILDEIQSSNRALASLKYFCEDMPQLHVAAAGSLLGVAVNQQGFSMPVGKVHTLTLHPMSFDEFLDAVGDGELIAEISDCYDRAAPFYLHDAMLERFWQYLIVGGMPEAVSRFARNGSFSEVREVQAGITDLYVADMAKYATPVETARIRDTWNSIPAQLAKENHKFQYKLVRSGGRASVYSPAIAWLLTAGLVERCMRVSSGRLPLAMHEDVSSFKMYTSDTGLLAARAELDPAMVLDAERRRRIELGGIVENYVAQMLAANGIPLRYWTSGNTAEVDFVMQTGDSDAGVPIEVKSSDNTRSRSLAVYRDKYAPDEAIRLSTKNFGIDGGVRSVPLYAAFCVGK; the protein is encoded by the coding sequence ATGAAGAGAACCATCATGGACCAGCTGGTCGAATGGGCGGTACAACGTATCCGCAAGCCGCTGTTGTTGTACGGAGCGCGGCAGACGGGCAAGACCTACATCCTCGACGAGCTGGCCAAAGCGACGTTCCCGGGGGATTGCGTACGTTTCGATTTGGAACGGGACTCGCGAGCGCGGCAAGCGTTCGAGCCCGATCTGGAACCGCGGAATCTTATCCGACGTCTTGCTCAGGCGTCCGGCCGGCAGATCGACCCGGAGCGTACGCTGCTGATTCTTGACGAGATTCAATCGTCCAATCGTGCCCTCGCCTCATTGAAATACTTCTGTGAGGATATGCCGCAGCTGCATGTGGCGGCCGCCGGTAGTCTGCTGGGGGTTGCCGTCAACCAGCAGGGATTCAGTATGCCGGTGGGCAAAGTACATACGCTGACGCTGCATCCCATGAGCTTCGACGAATTCCTCGACGCGGTCGGGGACGGGGAACTCATCGCGGAGATCAGTGATTGCTATGACCGTGCAGCGCCGTTCTATTTGCATGACGCGATGCTTGAGCGATTTTGGCAATATCTGATAGTCGGCGGCATGCCGGAGGCGGTCTCCCGATTCGCGAGGAATGGCAGCTTCAGCGAAGTGCGCGAGGTTCAGGCGGGCATTACGGATCTGTATGTAGCCGATATGGCGAAGTATGCAACGCCGGTGGAAACCGCTCGTATCCGCGATACGTGGAACAGCATTCCCGCACAACTCGCGAAGGAGAATCACAAATTCCAATACAAGCTGGTCAGGAGCGGCGGTCGGGCGTCGGTGTATTCCCCCGCGATAGCGTGGCTGCTGACTGCGGGGCTGGTGGAGCGATGCATGCGAGTGTCCAGTGGCCGATTGCCGTTGGCCATGCATGAGGATGTCTCGTCGTTCAAGATGTATACGTCCGATACCGGGCTGCTGGCGGCGCGTGCGGAGCTGGATCCTGCCATGGTGCTTGACGCCGAGCGGCGTAGACGAATCGAGCTCGGCGGCATCGTCGAAAATTATGTTGCGCAGATGCTGGCGGCAAATGGCATCCCGCTGCGCTACTGGACGAGCGGCAATACCGCCGAAGTGGATTTCGTCATGCAGACGGGTGATTCCGATGCCGGTGTGCCGATTGAAGTCAAATCATCCGACAACACCAGATCACGCAGTCTTGCGGTGTACCGGGATAAATATGCGCCGGATGAAGCTATCCGGTTGTCGACCAAGAACTTCGGCATTGACGGCGGAGTGCGCAGTGTGCCGCTGTACGCGGCTTTCTGCGTGGGGAAGTGA
- a CDS encoding energy-coupling factor transporter transmembrane component T: protein MDRRTSIGADAVLPEWLRGSERYDPLPDKSSFIQHNLEHLGGMLTQIGAALPVGGSAVDRALCSVSPAARMIGVPVAIVCVNITRNMLFSYIMLALVLVAMALRPAWLIKAILGPTLAVCVLSLVVALPAVFVGQYSAPIRLVVKAFVSVSLVIALARTVPWNRLIAGLRGVGVPDAVIYVCDVTIQFIDILGRSMLQLLDALQLRSVGRDSRKLMSAGRLMGALFLRANTQARQMAESMQCRGFDGRYRIRHERLLTWRNGVYLLGVALMVALAVYLG, encoded by the coding sequence ATGGATCGGAGAACGTCGATCGGCGCGGATGCCGTGCTGCCGGAGTGGCTGCGCGGGTCCGAACGGTATGATCCGCTGCCGGACAAGTCATCGTTCATCCAGCACAATCTAGAGCATCTGGGTGGCATGCTCACGCAGATCGGCGCCGCCCTGCCGGTCGGCGGCAGTGCCGTCGACCGGGCGCTGTGCTCGGTTTCGCCGGCCGCGCGCATGATCGGCGTGCCGGTCGCCATCGTGTGCGTCAATATCACGCGCAACATGCTGTTCTCCTACATCATGCTCGCGCTGGTATTGGTGGCGATGGCGTTGCGCCCCGCCTGGCTGATCAAGGCGATTCTCGGGCCGACGCTCGCCGTGTGCGTGCTGAGTCTGGTGGTCGCCTTGCCTGCGGTGTTCGTCGGGCAATACAGCGCTCCGATCCGGCTGGTCGTGAAGGCCTTCGTCTCGGTGTCGCTGGTGATCGCCCTGGCCCGGACGGTGCCATGGAACCGGCTGATCGCCGGGCTGCGCGGCGTCGGCGTGCCCGATGCCGTGATCTACGTCTGCGATGTGACGATCCAGTTCATCGACATTCTCGGCCGTTCGATGCTGCAGCTGCTGGACGCGCTCCAACTGCGCAGCGTGGGCCGCGACTCGCGCAAGCTCATGTCCGCCGGCCGGCTGATGGGCGCGCTGTTCCTCCGTGCGAACACGCAGGCCCGCCAGATGGCCGAATCCATGCAATGCCGCGGCTTCGACGGCAGGTATCGCATCCGCCATGAGCGATTGCTTACCTGGCGCAACGGCGTGTATCTGCTGGGTGTTGCGCTTATGGTGGCGCTGGCCGTGTATCTGGGGTAG